The Macaca fascicularis isolate 582-1 chromosome 11, T2T-MFA8v1.1 genomic sequence TTACGAAAGAGCCATTTATAACCTTAAATGGTTATTTTAGAGAACAAAGACTGAGACAAGGAGCTTGCAATCCACCTTAAGACAATGAAAACAGCAATTCTACATTCGTTAACACTTACACAGTTTCTCTCTCAGTATGAATTCTCTTGTGTATAATAAGTGAAGAGCTCTGactgaaggcttttccacattgaatgcattcatagggtttctctccagtgtgaattctcaCATGCCTCCTAAGGGAAGAGGAAACACTGAAGGCTTTCctacattccttacattcatagggtttctctccagtgtgagttcttaCATGCATTCTAAGGGATGAGAGCCCACTGAAAACTTTCCCACAGTCACTGCATTCATAAAGATTCTCTCCGGTGTGAATTTTCTTATGAACTTTAAGGTGAGAGCTCGTGTTGAAGGCTTTTCCACACTCACCGCATTCATAGAGTTTTTCTCCAGTGTGTATTCTCTTGTGCACTATAAGGTAAGAGCTTGTGCCAAAAGATTTTCCACACTGattacattcataaggtttctctccagtgtgagttctcaTGTGAGCCTTAAGGGATGTTTTTtgactgaaagcttttccacactgattacattcatagggtttctctccagtgtgagttcttaTATGTCTCCTTAAGGTTGAGGAATCATTGAACACTTtaccacattctttacattcataTTGTTTCTCACCCATGTGACTTTTCTTGTGTAAAGCAAGATTAGAAATCCTtttgaaggcttttccacattgaTTACATTCATGTTTCTTTTCAGTATGAGTTTGTCCTTGTTTCTTAAGGGATGATTGATGACACagggtttcatttttattacattcaCAGGAATTCTGTGCCATATGCAAATTGTTAGGTATGTGAAACATATTATGTGTGAAGTGCATTCCATGTTTAGAATATGTGTACTCTTTTTGTACTGTTTGATTTCTCTGAAGATGCCACAGAGTTGTATCACATTCATGACTTTCATAGAGCTTCTCACTTACAGAGTTTTTCACATAATTGTTTATGATTGAATTGTGTTTCAAACATCCAATCTCTGAGTAACATTTTTGGCAATGTTTACTGGCGAAAATGCTCTgtgaaaaaataagttttgatCTAAGTTTAGAGGTTTCCTCTAATTCATGATCGTCACAGAATAGCTCCTGAGATACTGTTTTCTTTGGGGCATATGTCACTTGCCTCCAATGTTCCCCTGGAATCTTACACTGTTTTCTGATCTTATGGAATTCCCAGTCTTCTTTTAATGTGGAGGACCAATTATGCATTGTGAATTTTATCATTTTCACTGCACTGGATGGCTCCTCCCATAAAATTTTCTGCACAGTTGATTCTGTGGTTTTAGGTAGAATCTTCTGGTCTGGACAGATGCCTTGGGGAATTCTCTTTTCCATATTCCTTATGTCTTCTTGATCCAATGGGGAGATCACAGTAAGCTTGCACAATTGATATTCCACGGAGGTGAGATTTCTATAGTTTTCCAACATCACAT encodes the following:
- the ZNF891 gene encoding LOW QUALITY PROTEIN: zinc finger protein 891 (The sequence of the model RefSeq protein was modified relative to this genomic sequence to represent the inferred CDS: inserted 2 bases in 1 codon); its protein translation is MQAYVLIKMAVMDLSSTWAFTKQDXAHFHLRNAEEERMITIFLTTWLQEPMTFKDVAVEFTQDEWMMLDSAQRSLYRDVMLENYRNLTSVEYQLCKLTVISPLDQEDIRNMEKRIPQGICPDQKILPKTTESTVQKILWEEPSSAVKMIKFTMHNWSSTLKEDWEFHKIRKQCKIPGEHWRQVTYAPKKTVSQELFCDDHELEETSKLRSKLIFSQSIFASKHCQKCYSEIGCLKHNSIINNYVKNSVSEKLYESHECDTTLWHLQRNQTVQKEYTYSKHGMHFTHNMFHIPNNLHMAQNSCECNKNETLCHQSSLKKQGQTHTEKKHECNQCGKAFKRISNLALHKKSHMGEKQYECKECGKVFNDSSTLRRHIRTHTGEKPYECNQCGKAFSQKTSLKAHMRTHTGEKPYECNQCGKSFGTSSYLIVHKRIHTGEKLYECGECGKAFNTSSHLKVHKKIHTGENLYECSDCGKVFSGLSSLRMHVRTHTGEKPYECKECRKAFSVSSSLRRHVRIHTGEKPYECIQCGKAFSQSSSLIIHKRIHTERETV